TCCATCAAGCGATGATGCATCAAAGGCAGTCTATCCATAGTTTTTGCCAAGTGCCAAAGCAAACTGGTCTTACCATAAATCCAAGGCGGATCCATAAGCACCGCCTGATTAAAGCGCTCCGGAGCTTGATATAGCGCTTGCACAGTACAAAGCGCCCCAAGCGAATGGCCAACAGCAACTAGTTGCTCGACACTATGATGCTTGCAAGTGTGCTCGACGCTATCAATAATTTGCTGAGTAAGACTCAGCCAATGATCATCAATAGGATAATCCGGATCAACACCTAACATCGGAATATATTCGATAGTAAAAAACTCAGAAAGTGGCTCAAAAAACGGTGCATAAACCGCGCTTGGCATCCCATTAGCATGCGCAAAATGGAGCACTGGCTTTTGAGTTATCTTAGATACCGGTAATGCTGCAAAGGCTTGTAAATCAATCTCACTCATAACAGGCTCTCATGGGTTAGTATTTTTATAATATAAATCGAGTATGTTGAGCTGCTGCGCATACAACAAGGCTGAGTTTATTAAACTCAGCCTTAGAATAACAACCTTTTATTTTAAACGCCATGGCTCTATTACCACCAGTTTATCACCAAGTACTTAACGCATTTTGGCATTACTGTCTTCTTGTGGCAATAGATCAAGATTGACGCTTGAGCCTATCCCTGCCCCCATCTTGACTGCAAAACGATCCATGAATAACTGAAAAGGATCTAGCGGTGTGTAATTTACGATATTATCGAGCTCAAGTTTGCGCTCTAAGCTGGCGATACTGCCGGTATCATCCGCCAAACCTAAAGCAATAGACTGCTCACCAGTCCAAAACAGCCCTGAGAATAGTTTATTTGCTTCGGGGTCTTTCAGACGATCACCACGACCTTCTTTAACCGCATTGATAAAGTGCTTATGGGTATTAGCAAGTACTTCTTCAACATGCTGCTCCTCATAGTCACTAAGTGAGCGTGACAAACTCAATATATCTTTATATTCACCCGCCGTCACCGTACGATCATCAATACCTAACTTATCCATTAAACCTTCAATATTATAGCTGGGCATAATGACACCGATAGAGCCAACGAGGCTTGATGGATTGACATATATCTCATCTGCTGCTGAAGCAATATAATAAGCGCCTGAAGCCCCCATATCACCGATGACTGCATAAAGTTTTTTGTCTGGATATTCTTGACGCAAGTCCATCATGGTTTGCCAAATTTGATCGGACTGTACCGGCGAGCCACCTGGTGAATTGATATCTAAAGCTACCGCTTTGGAGTTTTTGTTCTCAAAAGCACGGGTTAACGCTTTGCTAATATCATAGGCATTAGCGGGGTCAGCATCACTAATAGTACCTTGTATCTCAACCACAGCCAAATGTGGTCTGCTGGTATCTGCACCTTCAAGCCCTGTTGGCGCTTTACTAGTACAGCCACGACCAAGCGTTAAAAACAGTAATAAGATATAGCCGAAAGTGAGTAATTTAAAAAATATACTCCAACGCCTTGCACGGCGCTGTTCTTCGACGCTGGCTAATAAAGTTTTTTCAATAACCCGCCATTCTTGTCCACTAGGCTGATTAGTAGCCGTTGGCTGGATAGGTGCCGGATGATTTGTCGAATTATCAGGACGTTTATTGGGATCTGGTGGCCAATTGGGCATATAACTTCCTAGGTTAAAAAACGCTATTTATTAAAGCAGTTTAGTATGGTGGCATTTCACTCGTGGTTCAATAGCAAAGCATCAAAGCGCAGAAATAATTTTATCTGAAGGCTATTATATCAGTATCTCTTATCTATGGCTCGCTAGAAACTAACATCGAAGAAAAGCTAGCTTCTAACGCTTTATTATCATAAGTGAGCACCTCCTTCACTCGCTGTGTTGTGAGTATCTTAGCTGAGGTGGACGCCTGACTGTGACTCAGCCAAGTTATTGAATCTATAGCTGCTGACTCACTCGTCATATTGATAGCAAACGGCTGTGTTTGACACAATAACGACCACAGCTGCCAAACCCTTTGGTGGGTAGCAGCATCTAAAATAAGACGCGATTGCATTTTTTGACTTTGAAGCGTTTTTTGCTGTGCTGATGGTAGATTTTGCTGGCTTTGGGATTGTTGGTTTTGATTAAATGCTTGGCCTATCAGTTTTTGACCGTCTACAGGCTTAGACTTATAAGGATTAGCTGCATCATAACGTTTAACCGTTATCGGTAGTACACTATCAATAGCAATCACACAGTCCCAAACTCGACTATCTTTTATCTCACTCCAACCCGTCATGGCCTTCAATACTAGGCTGCCATTAGCTGACTGCCAGATCTTTGCTTGCCCACAATTTTGGGCAGTGATTGGCATATCCAGGCTTGGCGCTATTTGACGCCCCGCTTGCCAATATTCAGAAGTGGGCAATTTACGACTTAATAGTGCAACTACCTTTGGAAGTATAGACAGCGGCTGAGAGTTCTTGGCTTTAGATCGGCTAGTAATATGAGCACTTTTTTGCTTATTAACTTCATCGTTAATCATTAGTAACTCAGCGCTAGTTTGTACAATAATGCCCTCCAAGCTTTTAACCGCTAAAGTACGCAGTTGTTGCTCAAGCGTAGTTGATAACTTATCAGCGCTTAGTGCGCTTGGCTTAGAAAGCTGCTCTTGTGGACGATGATCTGCCAAAAACAACCAACTGATATTATCAGTATCGTTATTCTTCTCAGGCTTTTTATAGTTGGGTTGATCCGTTATGTTGGTAGGATATTGTAGCAATACTGCAGTTAACTTTTGATCACCAGTAGGTAGTATATATAAAGTGGGCGTCAGTGATAGCGCTTGCTGATTGCCATAAACGCTCATCATCAGTAGAGCCAGTGGTGGTAGCGCCAGCCAGCGACTAATAAGACCACGTGGTAATAGCCATGGCAATATTATTAATAAGGCAATCAGCAGCACTCCCATATTCACTGGGGTATACAGCCAAGCTGCTGACAATGCTGGTAATGAAGTTAATTTATCAATAAAGGTATGCAAACAACCTATTATCGCACTTACTGATGCCCATATTATATCGGCTAATGCTGGAGAGAATAGATAACAAAGTCCCGCCAATAAATTAAGCGGTACAATAATCCAACCAAACAAGCCAATAGCAAACAAATTAATCACCAGCCCCCATAATGAGACCTTACCAAACAGCAATAAAGTGATAGGCAATAATGCGATAAATAACCAAAATTGTAGCTTGAATATACGTTTTAATAGCAGCCATAATTGAGTATACAACACGCTGGCTTTAGACTTTTTAGCAGCAGAAGGCCGTAAATGTGTGCGTAATTGAGTGTTCATATCGGCAAGCGGCACTACAGAGGTTTGATCTGGTCGGCTCTCTTCATACCTAAGCAGCAAGGCGACGGCGATAAAAGATAACCAATATCCAGCTTGCCATAACACGTAAGGATCAAACCATGCCATGACCACTGCTAAAGTCAATAATATGCGCATAGTACTGATAGGCAATAAAGTCATGCGCATTAACCCAATAACCAGTAGCATCCAAGCGGTGCGCGCAGCAGGCACATCAAAGCCTGTAAATAGAGCATAAATAAAAGCGGCACTTATCATCACCAGCCAGCGCAGTTGCCAACGTGGAATCCTGCGATACACTCCAGAATAAAACCGGTTCAAAAGTGATATGACCAAACCTGCCAGTACAATTGCTAAAAACAATACATGAGTGCCAGATATAGCCAATAGGTGCGAAATGCCAGCGCGTTGATATAAATCTTTAGTTTCACGACTAATGAGACTACGATCGCCAGTTAATAGACTCAAAGTAACGGCTTTGGCCTGCCTTTCAGCGGAGGTTTGAGCGTTCCAATCTACATAAAAATGTTGCCGAAGCTGCCAGCGCCCTTGGTCAATAATCGTACGTAAACGCTTAACGAGGGATTTTTTGGTCGATAGCAAAGTGGTGCCAACAGCATTAGGCACTCCAGAAGCATTTATAGAAGCATCTATCGGACTGCCCATAGCGATAATAGTTGCCATTCCATCGATATGGCGGCTGCGCAACCAGCGATAGCTATCAAACCCTTGCGGATTATCAAGGGCTTGTTGAGAGCTCTTCAACGGCGCTAATGATAAAGTCATCCATAACTGATCACCGGGCTGTAAGTTATTTATAACTGAAGCTTGAGAGTCTTTAGAATCCTTAGACGAGTTTTTGGGGTAAGCATTGAGTAGCACTCGGTAAGCAGGATACTGTCGTTTATTTTGACTTGAATAGTTAGGATTGTTTATATTGCTTAGGCTATTATCGCCTTCTGTGCTACTACGATTTATAGTATCGCTATTTAACGCTTCAGCACTTATCTCAGAAACTAAGGGCGAAACCGCTCGCAAAGTAGCGACTTGTCGGTAGCCACTATCATTCAAGGGGTCATAAACACTATCGCTGATACCCTCAATAGTCACCCAAGCTTGCACACGCATAGATTCAGCGACTTTGGTTGTTTCTGCCTGTTGATAATGAATCAAGGCTTGTAGTGCACTACCGATGATGAGTAGTAGCGATAGACTTATAACGAATAAGTAGCGCAAGATAACAAACAGCTGCTTAGAAATCACAGCTGGTTTAAGTCGTGGGTTGAGGGGCGGGTTTGACAACGGACTTGATAAAAATGAAAGCGGCTTTATATACAATAAAGTGGCAGCGATAAAGATTAACAATAGCGCCCAAATAGAAGCATTGATTTGAGTCAATAGTAGCGCATTGATCGGCAGTGAGGTAGTATCGACAACCGCCAACACCCCCATCATAGCGGTTATTATAATGATACTAATTGACCAATACACCAGCGCTCCTTGCTTGGTGAGTCGAGGGTTTCTCAGAGGTATTGCTAACAGCTAAATTTAGCAGCACTTATCAAAAGCGATGTAGGCTATATAGAGACAATAGCATTTCTATTTATATTACCTTATACTCGTTAAGGATGTTGCAGATATTTATCCTCGCTACTATTTATTTTATTATCCTTCTTTTTTATATCTCTGTTTTGATAACTTCTATTAATTGGGGTTATCAATGATATTGTTGCACCTTAGCTCTTTACGTGATTGCTAGAAACTGGCAGGAGATTAACTTGCAAAGTCTTTAGCTCACTATAGATAATGATTAAAGGCAAACCTGTGCCCAAAAACCGTTCAGACCGTCTTAAAAAACTTTTGCCTACGCCCGAAAAGATATTGGAAACCCGCTCTCTAAAGCTGTTTGTGCCTCATCTGGTAGATCCGCGTTTATGGCATTTCAATCGTCATAGCTTGAATAAAGCCGTTTACATCGGCGTGCTTTGCGCTTTTTTTCCGTTACCAGGACAGATGTTACTGGCTTTAATTGGGGCGCTGATTTTTCGTGCTAATGTGCCTATGGCACTGGGACTAACGTGGATTACCAATCCACTTACTACCTTGCCTATTTTTTACGCAGCCTACTATATTGGTGCCAAGATTATCGACGTACCAATGATTAGTATTAGATTGATCGGTAGAATGATTGCTGACTTTAGCTTATGGTTACTATCCAACGGCAGCAATCCATTTATTACATATCGAGGCACAGTATCTATTACCGCCTTTTGTCTAGGACTGACCATTTTAGCGATTGTAACCAGTGTCATATGTGGTTTAGCCTTTAAGGCTATCTGGCGTTACAAGACCGTGAGCAGCTGGCAAAAACGTTCACGCAGCTCCTCAGATGAGCCGCCCCATTCACGCTAAGCTATAGCTATAAACAACTATTATTAAAATATAGCGGCTACTATTCTTGGCTTTGCTTTATCAGCTCAAGGATGCGATCTGTAAAGTTACTATCCATTGCGATGATGTTAACCACTTTATTATTTTTCAGTAAAATATAGCGTTTACCGGTCTCGCTATCATGAACCTTTAGATCATAATCAACCCCAGCTAATGTTAAAGCATCAAACGCTGGGGTCAGCAGCTCTATCTGTGCTTTCTTGTCTAGCGTATCGAATAAACTAGGATCAATATAAGGCTGTAACGGACTTGTCCCCTCTTCAATACTACCAAAAGCACTAACAGGATCTTGATATTCATTCATTATATTTATCCTTATTAATCAATGATTAAGTTACCTATCCCCAAGCGGCTTAATAGTCTTCCCAGTGGCCATTACGCAACAATAACTGTCGATCTGCCAGTGCCGCTAGACTACGATCATGCGTAACCATTAAAAGTGCGGTTTGCATAGTACTTTGTAGCTCGGAGAGTAACCCAAACACACTTTGAGCGTTATCATAATCCAAGTTACCGGTAGGCTCATCTGCCAAAATAAGCGAAGGCTTGGTAACCAAAGCGCGCGCAATAGCCACCCGCTGGCGTTCACCACCTGATAACTCCCCTGGCCTATGATCTAAACGATGGCCTAAACCTACATTCTCTAAAATCTCAATCGCCTGCTTGCGTGCTTCACTGGTTGAGACTTTAGGGCGCATAAGTAAAGGCATAGCCACGTTTTCGACTGCGGTAAATTCCGCTAATAAATGGTGGAACTGGTAAATAAATCCTAGGTATTTATTACGCATAGCGCCGCGCTGGGTCTCATTCATATGGTTCAGGCACTCACCATGCAGCCACACTTCACCGCTGGTAGGTGTGTCAAGACCACCAAGCAAATGCAGTAAGGTACTTTTCCCCGAGCCACTGGTCCCCACAATGGCAATGCGTTCACCTGGATGCACGTTCAAGTCTAGACCGGTTAGGACTTGGGTATGTACTGCCCCTTCATCATATATTTTACTAATATTGCTCGCCTTTAAAATGGCAGACATATTCTTTCCTTTATTTATACTTATAGTCGTACTTATATTTATACTCAATTAATAACTAGCGGTTTAGCATCTATTCATAACGTAGCGTTTGTGCTGGTTGTATCTTTGCTGCTCTACGCGCAGGATAAATAGTCGCCAAGAAGCTTAAAATAAACGATACACCGGTGATCAGTAGCACATCGGTTAAACGCAGCTGTGAGGGTAAATAGTTAATAAAGTAAGCATCAAATAAATTTAGACCAAAGCTTTGATTGATCCAGCCTAAGATATCACTAACCGTTAGCGCAAATACTACCCCTAGAATCGTACCAGCGATAGTACCAATGACTCCAATGACCACCCCTTGAACCATGAATACTTGAGTAATCAGGCGCGGCGATGCTCCGAATGTTTTTAGGATAGCAATATCTGCTTTTTTGTCGGTGACGAGCATAACCAAGCTGGAAACAATATTAAAAGCGGCTA
This sequence is a window from Psychrobacter jeotgali. Protein-coding genes within it:
- a CDS encoding alpha/beta fold hydrolase; its protein translation is MSEIDLQAFAALPVSKITQKPVLHFAHANGMPSAVYAPFFEPLSEFFTIEYIPMLGVDPDYPIDDHWLSLTQQIIDSVEHTCKHHSVEQLVAVGHSLGALCTVQALYQAPERFNQAVLMDPPWIYGKTSLLWHLAKTMDRLPLMHHRLMDKLSPAGVSKNRRDVWDSRKDAYEKLRHKGFFKEFDERSFQGYIEHGLEERADGKVTLAIPKSSEVAVFRTNPSLYWLKPNQAPKPPVTLIIGEDSIFLKRRFPQQIQARLNIPYTTHKGGHMFPLEHPESVAQQVLTLIEQQLTA
- the sppA gene encoding signal peptide peptidase SppA; protein product: MPNWPPDPNKRPDNSTNHPAPIQPTATNQPSGQEWRVIEKTLLASVEEQRRARRWSIFFKLLTFGYILLLFLTLGRGCTSKAPTGLEGADTSRPHLAVVEIQGTISDADPANAYDISKALTRAFENKNSKAVALDINSPGGSPVQSDQIWQTMMDLRQEYPDKKLYAVIGDMGASGAYYIASAADEIYVNPSSLVGSIGVIMPSYNIEGLMDKLGIDDRTVTAGEYKDILSLSRSLSDYEEQHVEEVLANTHKHFINAVKEGRGDRLKDPEANKLFSGLFWTGEQSIALGLADDTGSIASLERKLELDNIVNYTPLDPFQLFMDRFAVKMGAGIGSSVNLDLLPQEDSNAKMR
- a CDS encoding DUF2062 domain-containing protein — translated: MPKNRSDRLKKLLPTPEKILETRSLKLFVPHLVDPRLWHFNRHSLNKAVYIGVLCAFFPLPGQMLLALIGALIFRANVPMALGLTWITNPLTTLPIFYAAYYIGAKIIDVPMISIRLIGRMIADFSLWLLSNGSNPFITYRGTVSITAFCLGLTILAIVTSVICGLAFKAIWRYKTVSSWQKRSRSSSDEPPHSR
- a CDS encoding ComEC/Rec2 family competence protein, producing MYWSISIIIITAMMGVLAVVDTTSLPINALLLTQINASIWALLLIFIAATLLYIKPLSFLSSPLSNPPLNPRLKPAVISKQLFVILRYLFVISLSLLLIIGSALQALIHYQQAETTKVAESMRVQAWVTIEGISDSVYDPLNDSGYRQVATLRAVSPLVSEISAEALNSDTINRSSTEGDNSLSNINNPNYSSQNKRQYPAYRVLLNAYPKNSSKDSKDSQASVINNLQPGDQLWMTLSLAPLKSSQQALDNPQGFDSYRWLRSRHIDGMATIIAMGSPIDASINASGVPNAVGTTLLSTKKSLVKRLRTIIDQGRWQLRQHFYVDWNAQTSAERQAKAVTLSLLTGDRSLISRETKDLYQRAGISHLLAISGTHVLFLAIVLAGLVISLLNRFYSGVYRRIPRWQLRWLVMISAAFIYALFTGFDVPAARTAWMLLVIGLMRMTLLPISTMRILLTLAVVMAWFDPYVLWQAGYWLSFIAVALLLRYEESRPDQTSVVPLADMNTQLRTHLRPSAAKKSKASVLYTQLWLLLKRIFKLQFWLFIALLPITLLLFGKVSLWGLVINLFAIGLFGWIIVPLNLLAGLCYLFSPALADIIWASVSAIIGCLHTFIDKLTSLPALSAAWLYTPVNMGVLLIALLIILPWLLPRGLISRWLALPPLALLMMSVYGNQQALSLTPTLYILPTGDQKLTAVLLQYPTNITDQPNYKKPEKNNDTDNISWLFLADHRPQEQLSKPSALSADKLSTTLEQQLRTLAVKSLEGIIVQTSAELLMINDEVNKQKSAHITSRSKAKNSQPLSILPKVVALLSRKLPTSEYWQAGRQIAPSLDMPITAQNCGQAKIWQSANGSLVLKAMTGWSEIKDSRVWDCVIAIDSVLPITVKRYDAANPYKSKPVDGQKLIGQAFNQNQQSQSQQNLPSAQQKTLQSQKMQSRLILDAATHQRVWQLWSLLCQTQPFAINMTSESAAIDSITWLSHSQASTSAKILTTQRVKEVLTYDNKALEASFSSMLVSSEP
- the lolD gene encoding lipoprotein-releasing ABC transporter ATP-binding protein LolD; amino-acid sequence: MSAILKASNISKIYDEGAVHTQVLTGLDLNVHPGERIAIVGTSGSGKSTLLHLLGGLDTPTSGEVWLHGECLNHMNETQRGAMRNKYLGFIYQFHHLLAEFTAVENVAMPLLMRPKVSTSEARKQAIEILENVGLGHRLDHRPGELSGGERQRVAIARALVTKPSLILADEPTGNLDYDNAQSVFGLLSELQSTMQTALLMVTHDRSLAALADRQLLLRNGHWEDY